A part of Lacibacter sp. H407 genomic DNA contains:
- a CDS encoding succinate dehydrogenase cytochrome b subunit — protein MTFKQMFTSSIGKKLVMGLTGLFLISFLIIHVSINATIFADLFNPDDNGQMFNKAAHFMASTVLIRILEVGLMAGIVLHIVQGYMLTLQNQKARSTGYAVEMGNKGSKWYSRSMGLLGTLLLLFFVLHFSHFWVPARFTEAGLEFPVEYNGVLMHDMFGLMKVTFSELWVVIVYIVACISLFWHLLHGFQSAFRTIGVNNNRYLLLLNTIGLGFSLLVSVLFALMPVAMYLKWIE, from the coding sequence ATGACGTTTAAGCAGATGTTTACTTCTTCTATTGGTAAAAAATTAGTGATGGGCCTTACCGGCTTGTTTCTTATTTCCTTTTTAATTATTCACGTAAGTATTAATGCGACCATTTTTGCTGATTTGTTTAACCCCGACGATAATGGTCAGATGTTTAACAAAGCAGCGCATTTCATGGCTTCTACCGTCCTCATCAGGATATTAGAAGTTGGATTGATGGCGGGTATTGTATTGCACATTGTACAGGGGTATATGCTTACACTGCAAAATCAAAAAGCACGGTCTACCGGCTATGCAGTTGAGATGGGAAATAAAGGAAGTAAGTGGTACAGCCGCAGCATGGGATTGCTGGGCACACTGTTGCTCTTGTTTTTTGTATTGCACTTTAGTCATTTTTGGGTGCCTGCCCGTTTTACAGAAGCCGGTCTTGAATTTCCGGTTGAATACAACGGTGTATTGATGCACGATATGTTTGGCTTAATGAAAGTAACCTTTAGTGAATTATGGGTAGTGATCGTGTACATTGTTGCATGTATCTCATTGTTCTGGCATCTGCTGCATGGTTTCCAAAGCGCCTTCCGTACCATTGGAGTAAACAACAATCGCTATTTGTTGTTATTAAATACGATTGGCCTTGGCTTTTCTTTGCTGGTAAGTGTGCTCTTTGCATTGATGCCTGTTGCAATGTATTTGAAGTGGATCGAATAA
- a CDS encoding DUF3575 domain-containing protein translates to MKRNRLILLAAILCSSTTLLNAQSTLDEQSGGSKQQPSEAPKEKAEIKKNIIKVNLMALGLKNYSFQYERVLTKHISVALGVRSMPTVGLPLKSTIIDLVGTDNPDVTQTLNDLKVGNFAITPEVRFYLSKKGYGRGFYIAPYYRFAKFSSEELPIEFDTDGGGTNTIKLKGDVTTHSGGLMFGAQWQIGKMVSLDWWILGGHYGVSKGTLSGVPSSSLSANEQDEIRTIINDFENDIPLTKITADVSANNVKAIVDGPWAGVRAGLTIGIRF, encoded by the coding sequence ATGAAACGTAATCGCCTCATTCTGCTTGCCGCTATTCTTTGCAGCAGTACAACCTTACTGAACGCTCAATCAACATTGGATGAGCAGTCGGGTGGTTCAAAGCAACAGCCATCGGAAGCTCCAAAAGAAAAAGCCGAAATAAAAAAGAATATTATAAAAGTAAACCTGATGGCATTGGGTTTAAAAAATTATTCGTTTCAGTACGAGCGTGTGCTTACAAAACATATTTCGGTTGCATTAGGTGTACGTTCAATGCCAACGGTTGGTTTACCTCTCAAAAGCACCATCATTGATCTTGTTGGTACCGATAATCCCGATGTAACACAAACCCTCAACGATTTGAAAGTTGGCAACTTCGCTATTACACCTGAAGTGCGGTTTTACCTGAGCAAAAAAGGATACGGCCGTGGTTTTTATATTGCCCCTTATTATCGTTTTGCAAAGTTTAGTTCTGAAGAATTACCAATTGAATTTGATACTGACGGAGGTGGTACCAATACCATTAAACTAAAAGGCGATGTAACAACTCACAGCGGCGGATTGATGTTTGGCGCACAATGGCAAATTGGTAAAATGGTTTCACTCGATTGGTGGATACTGGGCGGTCATTACGGAGTAAGTAAAGGAACCTTGAGTGGCGTTCCTTCTTCTAGCCTTTCAGCAAATGAGCAAGATGAGATAAGAACTATTATCAACGACTTCGAAAACGATATTCCGTTAACAAAAATTACAGCCGATGTAAGCGCCAACAATGTAAAGGCAATTGTAGATGGTCCGTGGGCAGGTGTAAGGGCGGGACTAACAATCGGTATCCGCTTTTAA
- a CDS encoding transglutaminase family protein has translation MPVFQIHHVTKYTYNRPVKESVNQLRIYPVASDQQEILQHDVNITSDPEMFFFLDHWGNRCADFSLMEAHKTLVVDSRVVVRTIAHDVVSDVAPTVNDLLQYIEKDFHLLELARPEEIQSAKAIQEILLSIDCDQKTVKQIVEACSAFIFSGFKYIKGITNIETTVDEILEHRSGVCQDFAHVLLQLLRTMGIPSRYVSGYICPNKNGMRGEGATHAWVEAWIPQLGWMGIDPTNNVWATTHHVKLAVGRHFNDCSPVKGTFKGLARQTLSVYVSVGYEDGHVFEELNDVQMVVTESALEAERQQAEEAAQQ, from the coding sequence ATGCCGGTTTTTCAGATACATCACGTTACAAAATATACTTACAACAGGCCTGTAAAGGAAAGTGTGAACCAGTTACGTATTTATCCGGTTGCTTCTGATCAGCAGGAAATATTACAACACGACGTAAACATCACATCCGATCCTGAAATGTTTTTCTTTTTAGATCATTGGGGTAACCGCTGTGCCGATTTCAGTTTAATGGAAGCACATAAAACGCTTGTGGTTGACAGTCGGGTGGTGGTTCGTACAATTGCACACGATGTAGTCTCTGATGTTGCACCAACAGTCAACGATCTCTTACAATACATCGAAAAAGATTTTCATTTACTTGAATTGGCGAGGCCCGAAGAAATACAGTCGGCTAAGGCAATACAGGAAATACTTTTATCAATTGATTGCGATCAAAAAACAGTGAAGCAGATCGTGGAAGCATGTTCAGCTTTTATTTTCTCCGGGTTTAAGTACATCAAAGGCATCACCAATATTGAAACAACGGTGGATGAAATATTGGAACACCGCAGCGGTGTATGCCAGGATTTCGCACATGTGCTGTTACAGTTGTTGCGTACCATGGGTATTCCTTCACGTTATGTGAGTGGTTATATCTGTCCTAACAAAAATGGAATGCGGGGTGAAGGCGCAACGCATGCATGGGTAGAAGCGTGGATTCCGCAGCTCGGCTGGATGGGGATTGATCCTACAAATAACGTATGGGCCACAACTCATCATGTAAAGCTGGCTGTTGGCCGGCATTTCAATGATTGCTCGCCTGTAAAAGGAACGTTTAAAGGCTTGGCCCGGCAAACACTTTCGGTGTATGTATCAGTTGGTTATGAGGATGGACATGTATTTGAAGAATTGAATGATGTGCAAATGGTCGTTACTGAATCGGCTTTGGAAGCAGAGCGACAGCAGGCCGAAGAAGCCGCACAGCAGTAA
- a CDS encoding alpha-E domain-containing protein encodes MLSRVADSMFWMNRYMERAEGLLRVLLTNYVLSLDKGSYDMYSWRPVLETFSHLSNDEIKELEHSSAGTLQYIILRQSNPNSLRNIINKARENARGMQDHITKEVWEEVNLLYHTVNQSGLEKKLAGAEALPTIDRLLKLCLTYVGVTDTTMPRGMGWNFMSLGRFIERAVLTADVTYKHFELVDFELDEHKDIFYWRNLLLSLSGYELHLKHYQSNAINGNVLNQAVFNQQFPRSVIYSLSRLEKYLKEVLEENEPPEMEMMYREFGRIYSRVKFADESSIKQITLQRFLQDTKTDLLKFSHVLGQQFFSYA; translated from the coding sequence ATGCTATCTCGTGTTGCCGATTCAATGTTCTGGATGAACCGTTATATGGAACGGGCAGAAGGGTTGTTGCGTGTATTGCTTACCAATTATGTGTTGTCGCTCGACAAAGGATCGTACGACATGTATTCATGGCGGCCGGTATTGGAAACATTCAGTCATCTAAGTAATGATGAAATAAAAGAACTGGAACATTCATCTGCGGGTACATTGCAATACATAATTCTCAGGCAATCAAATCCAAATTCGCTGCGTAACATTATTAACAAAGCAAGGGAGAATGCAAGAGGCATGCAGGATCATATCACCAAAGAAGTGTGGGAAGAAGTAAACCTGCTGTATCATACAGTTAATCAATCGGGGTTAGAAAAAAAACTGGCGGGAGCAGAAGCATTACCAACCATTGATCGGTTGTTGAAACTTTGTTTGACCTATGTTGGGGTAACCGATACCACCATGCCACGTGGAATGGGTTGGAACTTTATGAGTCTTGGACGTTTTATTGAACGGGCTGTATTGACTGCTGATGTTACGTACAAACATTTTGAGTTGGTAGATTTTGAACTCGATGAACATAAAGATATTTTTTACTGGCGCAACCTGTTATTATCATTGTCAGGTTATGAACTTCATCTCAAACATTACCAAAGCAATGCCATCAATGGTAATGTGCTCAACCAGGCTGTGTTTAACCAGCAATTTCCTCGCTCGGTCATTTATTCACTTTCACGTTTGGAAAAATATCTGAAAGAAGTGTTGGAAGAAAACGAACCGCCTGAAATGGAAATGATGTACCGTGAATTTGGCCGTATTTACAGCCGTGTAAAATTTGCTGATGAAAGCTCCATCAAACAAATTACATTGCAACGCTTTTTGCAGGATACCAAAACGGACCTGTTGAAATTTTCACATGTATTGGGACAACAATTTTTCTCGTACGCTTAA
- a CDS encoding circularly permuted type 2 ATP-grasp protein, which produces MMDSELLIQHYQTGPALFDEMQQGGNIRLPYQKLVDTIREHSVDDLHLKHKLAGELFMNQGITFTVYSDDAGIERIFPFDILPRIITAAEWAHVESGITQRLKALNLFLKDIYHDQQIIKDGIIPGELIASCQHYMREVSGIKVPHDIYVHISGIDLIRGEDGTFYILEDNLRTPSGVSYMLENREVTKRLFPDLLSNAKVRMVNNYPLLLHNNLMALSPRPVSNPTVVLLTPGIYNSAYYEHTFLARQMGIQLVEGRDLVIDNHKVYMKTTGGLQQVDVIYRRIDDEYMDPLLFKPDSMLGVPGIMGAYRKGTVALANAVGNGVADDKAVYAYVPAMIKYYLNEDPILPNVPTYQMSNEDERMYVFDNMHKMVVKRTNQSGGYGMLMGNKATEEEMRLFKTAIEKSPREFIAQPIIQLSTVPCFIDGQLRARHVDLRPYALCGPDGVKIVPGGLTRVALKEGSLVVNSSQGGGSKDTWVVD; this is translated from the coding sequence ATGATGGACAGCGAACTACTGATACAGCACTATCAGACCGGCCCTGCATTATTTGACGAAATGCAGCAAGGCGGCAACATCCGGCTGCCTTATCAAAAGCTGGTTGATACAATACGGGAGCACAGCGTTGATGATCTGCATCTTAAACACAAACTGGCGGGTGAACTCTTCATGAACCAAGGCATCACTTTCACGGTATATAGTGATGATGCCGGGATTGAACGCATCTTTCCATTCGACATTCTTCCCCGCATCATCACAGCAGCAGAATGGGCACATGTAGAAAGCGGCATTACGCAACGCTTAAAAGCATTGAATCTTTTCCTGAAAGATATTTATCATGATCAGCAGATCATCAAAGATGGAATTATTCCCGGTGAGCTGATTGCTTCCTGCCAGCATTACATGCGTGAAGTATCGGGTATTAAAGTGCCGCATGATATTTATGTGCACATTTCCGGCATTGATCTCATTCGTGGTGAAGATGGTACATTTTATATCCTGGAAGATAATCTGCGTACACCATCGGGTGTATCCTATATGTTGGAGAACAGGGAAGTAACCAAGCGATTGTTTCCCGATCTGCTCTCAAATGCCAAAGTCCGGATGGTGAATAATTATCCGTTGTTATTGCATAATAATTTAATGGCGTTATCACCCCGACCTGTCTCCAATCCAACAGTTGTATTATTAACACCGGGGATTTATAATTCTGCTTACTACGAGCATACATTTCTTGCACGCCAAATGGGTATTCAATTGGTGGAAGGGAGAGATCTTGTGATCGATAACCATAAAGTGTATATGAAAACAACCGGCGGTTTGCAGCAGGTAGATGTGATCTATCGCCGGATTGATGATGAGTATATGGATCCGTTATTGTTCAAACCCGACAGTATGTTAGGTGTTCCCGGCATTATGGGTGCGTATCGTAAAGGTACCGTTGCATTGGCAAATGCGGTGGGCAATGGAGTGGCCGATGATAAAGCCGTGTATGCATATGTACCAGCCATGATAAAATATTATTTGAATGAAGATCCCATTTTGCCAAACGTTCCAACCTATCAGATGAGTAATGAAGATGAGCGTATGTACGTGTTTGATAATATGCATAAGATGGTGGTGAAACGTACCAATCAAAGTGGTGGTTACGGAATGCTGATGGGCAACAAAGCAACTGAGGAGGAGATGCGTTTATTTAAAACTGCAATTGAAAAAAGTCCACGTGAATTTATTGCACAACCAATTATTCAACTGTCAACGGTTCCTTGTTTTATTGATGGACAGTTACGTGCTCGCCATGTTGATCTTCGTCCGTATGCATTATGTGGACCTGATGGAGTAAAAATTGTTCCCGGTGGTTTAACACGTGTTGCGTTGAAAGAAGGTTCATTGGTTGTAAACTCATCACAGGGTGGAGGGAGTAAGGATACGTGGGTGGTGGATTAA
- the thrC gene encoding threonine synthase → MNYYSLNKQSPIVSFKEATILGQAPDKGLYFPESIPQVDKDLIRNIENISNEEIAFRVIEPYVGNEIAEDELYRIVSETVNFPIPLVQVSENIASLELFHGPTLAFKDVGARFMSRCLGQFVKGADKKVTVLVATSGDTGGAVANGFYNVEGVEVVILYPSGKVSSVQEKQLTTLGNNIHALEVNGTFDDCQQLVKQAFTDAELNKQLFLTSANSINVARWLPQQFYYFFAYKQWISSPLGDGGQPPVIAVPSGNFGNICAGILAHMSGLPVKHFLAACNANDIVPNFMHSQQYQPKPAVATISNAMDVGNPSNFVRILELFHQQFPQLKEKFSSVSITDEETKQTMKRVYDELGYTLDPHGAVGYLALERYLNNAGDSTLKGIFLETAHPVKFYDVVEPVLNQTIPLPDAVKEIIDLPKNSTVMDVSFEALRDYLLKAV, encoded by the coding sequence TTGAATTACTATAGTTTAAACAAACAATCACCCATCGTTTCATTCAAGGAAGCAACCATTCTGGGACAAGCCCCTGACAAAGGATTGTATTTTCCGGAGAGCATTCCCCAGGTTGATAAAGATCTTATCCGCAATATCGAAAACATCAGCAACGAAGAAATTGCATTTCGTGTGATCGAACCGTATGTCGGTAATGAAATTGCAGAAGATGAATTGTATCGCATTGTGTCAGAGACAGTCAACTTTCCAATCCCATTAGTACAAGTGAGTGAAAACATTGCATCACTTGAATTATTTCATGGACCAACACTCGCCTTCAAAGATGTTGGTGCACGGTTCATGAGTCGTTGTCTTGGTCAGTTTGTAAAAGGTGCTGATAAAAAAGTAACGGTACTTGTTGCTACAAGCGGCGATACCGGTGGCGCAGTTGCCAATGGTTTTTACAATGTAGAAGGAGTGGAGGTGGTGATTCTTTACCCAAGCGGTAAAGTAAGCAGTGTGCAGGAAAAACAATTAACTACACTGGGCAACAATATTCATGCATTGGAGGTAAACGGAACTTTTGATGATTGTCAGCAATTGGTGAAGCAGGCGTTTACCGATGCAGAACTCAACAAGCAGTTATTTCTTACATCAGCTAATTCAATCAATGTTGCAAGATGGTTGCCGCAACAGTTCTATTATTTCTTTGCGTACAAGCAATGGATCAGTTCCCCTTTAGGGGATGGTGGCCAGCCTCCTGTTATTGCAGTGCCCAGCGGCAACTTCGGAAATATCTGTGCCGGTATTTTAGCACACATGAGTGGTTTGCCGGTGAAACATTTTCTTGCAGCATGTAATGCAAATGATATTGTTCCCAACTTTATGCATTCACAGCAATACCAACCCAAGCCTGCCGTTGCAACCATCAGCAATGCGATGGATGTTGGTAATCCCAGCAACTTTGTTCGCATTCTTGAATTGTTTCATCAACAGTTTCCGCAGTTGAAAGAAAAATTCAGCAGCGTAAGTATTACCGATGAGGAGACAAAACAAACGATGAAACGTGTGTATGATGAATTAGGTTATACACTCGATCCGCACGGTGCTGTTGGTTACTTGGCATTGGAACGATATTTAAACAATGCTGGTGACTCGACATTAAAAGGCATCTTCTTGGAAACAGCTCATCCCGTTAAATTTTATGATGTGGTGGAACCTGTGTTGAATCAAACCATCCCGTTGCCGGATGCAGTAAAAGAAATTATTGATCTGCCGAAAAATTCAACTGTAATGGATGTTTCATTTGAAGCATTGAGAGATTATTTATTGAAAGCTGTATAA
- a CDS encoding homoserine kinase, translated as MKEVVVKCPATVANLVCGFDILGMALQEPFDIMKLKLIDEPKVYITNKDAYDLPTEATKNVAGVVLLEIMEKMGNAFGFEVEIEKQIKPGSGLGSSAASAAGAAVAANKLLKNIFSTDELVQFAMHGEKLASGVKHADNITPCITGGVALIRSIHPLDIIQLKSPPLFVTVVHPQIEVKTSDARQILRKEVLLKDAIKQWGNIAGLVAGFEKGDTDLIGRSLEDVIIEPVRSILIPGFDEIKTRSKEAGALGGGISGSGPSIFMLSKEETTAKNVETIMQEVFHRLGIEYKTYVTSIAQEGVKEIKA; from the coding sequence ATGAAAGAAGTTGTTGTAAAATGTCCCGCTACTGTCGCTAACCTCGTTTGTGGATTTGACATTCTTGGTATGGCCTTGCAGGAACCATTTGATATCATGAAGCTGAAGTTGATCGATGAACCAAAGGTGTACATTACCAATAAAGATGCATACGATCTTCCAACAGAAGCAACAAAGAATGTTGCTGGTGTTGTACTGCTGGAGATCATGGAAAAAATGGGAAATGCATTTGGCTTTGAAGTAGAAATTGAAAAGCAGATCAAACCCGGCAGTGGGTTAGGTTCGAGTGCGGCGAGTGCTGCCGGTGCTGCTGTTGCTGCCAACAAATTGCTGAAGAATATTTTTTCAACCGACGAGTTGGTGCAGTTTGCCATGCATGGCGAAAAGCTTGCCAGTGGTGTAAAGCATGCGGATAATATTACGCCCTGTATTACCGGTGGTGTTGCGTTGATCCGTTCCATTCATCCATTGGATATTATACAACTCAAGTCGCCTCCGTTATTTGTAACGGTGGTACATCCGCAAATTGAAGTTAAGACGAGTGATGCACGACAGATCCTTCGCAAAGAAGTATTGTTGAAAGATGCGATCAAACAATGGGGCAACATTGCAGGTCTTGTTGCAGGTTTTGAAAAAGGCGATACAGATCTGATCGGCAGAAGCCTGGAAGATGTGATCATTGAACCGGTACGCAGTATTTTAATTCCCGGCTTTGATGAAATTAAAACCAGAAGTAAAGAGGCCGGTGCATTAGGTGGCGGTATTTCTGGTAGTGGCCCCTCGATCTTTATGTTGAGTAAAGAAGAAACAACCGCAAAAAATGTTGAAACGATCATGCAGGAAGTATTTCATCGTTTGGGAATAGAATATAAAACGTATGTAACGTCCATTGCACAGGAAGGCGTGAAAGAAATAAAAGCGTAG
- the thrA gene encoding bifunctional aspartate kinase/homoserine dehydrogenase I, whose protein sequence is MLVLKFGGTSMGSAEAIKQVADIVKNKLNESPVMVVVSAMSGTTDLLLSCGTKASATDETYKDILKQLETRHLDTVKALIPVQQQSAVLSMVKKFCNEMEDICNGIFLLGESSLRTKDKLVSYGELLSSAIIHAAFNSNGTPAEWKDARELIRTNSNYSNAAVDFTVTNQQVSDYIKKTSGKLIVVPGFIASDANNITTTLGRGGSDYTASILAAAVHAKALEIWTDVSGMMTADPRWVPNARIIPSISYQEAMELSHFGAKVIYPPTIQPVLVKNIPVWIKNTFAAADHGTVIENKPDSTNIITGISSINSLALLSLEGSGMIGIPGFSSRLFAALANAQINVILITQGSSEHSICVGVDVASAARAKEAVDKTFEYEIATQKVDPLQIEKDLSIVALVGDQMRHHTGISGRMFAALGRNGVNIRAIAQGSTERNISAVVATADVRKAVNVLHEEFFETTKKQIHLYVVGTGNVGKKLLAQIKQQAVFLEQHLRLQINIAGLSNSRKMLVNDNAVNLDNWEDLLQQGEAADLSQFVQAITQKNLRNSVFVDVTANAAIADVYASLLEKSIAVVACNKVAASSKLSNYKKLKHLSSEYNAPFLFETNVGAGLPIIGSLNDLMRSGDRVHRMEAVLSGTLNFVFNHYDGTKPFADVVKQAQDEGYTEPDPRLDLSGTDVMRKILILAREAGVQMEMEEIACNGFLPDSCMKGSVDDFYEAMKKEEAHFKAIFEKAHAEDCKLKFVASFNEGKASVGLQHIPPQHDLYHLYGKDNVVLFYTDRYKEQPMVVKGAGAGAEVTASGVFADILRAAQK, encoded by the coding sequence ATGCTGGTTTTAAAATTTGGTGGCACTTCAATGGGAAGTGCAGAAGCAATCAAACAGGTTGCTGATATAGTAAAGAATAAATTGAACGAGAGCCCCGTAATGGTTGTGGTAAGTGCCATGAGCGGCACCACCGATCTGTTGTTGAGCTGCGGCACAAAAGCGTCTGCTACAGACGAAACGTACAAAGACATTTTAAAGCAACTGGAGACAAGGCATCTTGATACAGTAAAAGCATTGATTCCTGTACAGCAACAGAGTGCAGTGTTGAGTATGGTAAAGAAATTCTGTAACGAAATGGAAGATATCTGCAATGGTATTTTTCTGTTGGGCGAATCATCGTTACGTACCAAAGATAAACTGGTGAGTTATGGTGAGTTGTTGTCCTCAGCTATTATTCATGCAGCTTTTAACAGCAACGGAACTCCGGCTGAATGGAAAGATGCACGTGAACTCATCCGCACCAATTCCAATTACAGCAATGCGGCTGTTGATTTTACAGTTACTAATCAACAAGTGAGCGATTATATAAAAAAGACATCCGGTAAACTGATCGTTGTTCCCGGTTTTATTGCCAGCGATGCAAACAATATCACTACAACATTGGGCCGTGGTGGTTCTGATTATACGGCATCTATTCTTGCTGCTGCCGTACATGCAAAAGCATTGGAAATATGGACCGATGTAAGTGGAATGATGACGGCCGATCCACGTTGGGTTCCCAATGCACGGATCATTCCATCCATTTCATACCAGGAAGCAATGGAGCTTTCGCACTTTGGTGCCAAGGTGATCTATCCGCCAACCATACAACCGGTGTTGGTGAAGAATATTCCGGTATGGATCAAGAATACATTTGCTGCTGCTGATCATGGAACGGTGATTGAAAACAAACCTGACTCGACAAATATTATTACGGGCATTTCCAGTATCAATTCATTGGCATTGCTGAGTTTGGAAGGAAGTGGTATGATCGGTATTCCCGGTTTCAGTAGCCGTTTGTTTGCTGCGTTGGCCAATGCACAGATCAACGTGATCCTGATTACACAAGGTTCAAGTGAACATTCAATTTGTGTGGGTGTGGATGTAGCATCTGCTGCAAGAGCAAAAGAAGCCGTTGATAAAACATTTGAATACGAAATAGCAACGCAGAAAGTAGATCCGCTGCAGATTGAAAAAGATCTCTCGATCGTTGCATTGGTAGGTGATCAAATGCGTCATCACACCGGTATCAGTGGACGAATGTTTGCGGCACTAGGTCGCAATGGTGTCAACATCCGTGCAATTGCACAAGGTTCAACTGAACGGAATATTTCTGCTGTTGTTGCAACGGCTGATGTGCGCAAAGCAGTAAACGTTTTGCACGAAGAGTTTTTTGAAACAACCAAAAAGCAGATCCATTTATATGTGGTTGGTACAGGAAACGTTGGTAAAAAATTGCTGGCACAAATCAAACAGCAGGCTGTGTTTCTTGAGCAGCATCTGCGTTTGCAGATCAATATCGCAGGGTTGAGCAACAGTCGCAAAATGCTTGTCAACGATAATGCTGTGAACCTCGATAACTGGGAAGATCTTTTACAACAAGGTGAAGCCGCCGATCTGTCGCAGTTTGTGCAAGCCATCACACAAAAGAATTTGCGTAATTCCGTTTTTGTGGATGTAACGGCCAACGCTGCTATTGCAGATGTGTATGCATCATTACTTGAAAAAAGTATCGCTGTAGTTGCCTGCAACAAAGTAGCTGCATCATCAAAGCTCAGCAATTATAAAAAACTCAAACATTTATCTTCAGAATACAATGCGCCTTTCTTATTTGAAACAAATGTAGGAGCGGGATTGCCCATCATTGGTTCGTTAAATGATCTGATGCGTAGCGGCGATCGGGTACATCGTATGGAAGCGGTGTTAAGCGGAACACTCAATTTTGTATTCAATCATTATGATGGTACAAAACCATTTGCAGATGTGGTGAAGCAGGCACAGGATGAAGGGTACACAGAACCAGATCCACGTTTGGATTTAAGTGGTACTGATGTGATGCGGAAAATTCTCATTCTTGCCCGTGAAGCAGGTGTGCAAATGGAAATGGAAGAAATTGCATGTAATGGATTTTTGCCCGATAGTTGTATGAAGGGAAGTGTGGATGATTTTTATGAGGCCATGAAAAAAGAAGAAGCACATTTCAAAGCCATCTTCGAAAAAGCACATGCAGAAGATTGTAAACTGAAATTTGTTGCGAGCTTTAATGAAGGAAAAGCAAGCGTTGGATTGCAGCATATACCGCCGCAACATGATCTCTATCATTTGTACGGAAAAGATAATGTGGTGCTCTTCTACACCGATCGTTACAAAGAGCAACCGATGGTGGTAAAAGGTGCCGGTGCCGGTGCAGAAGTAACTGCCAGTGGTGTATTTGCAGATATTTTAAGAGCTGCTCAAAAATAA
- a CDS encoding T9SS type A sorting domain-containing protein produces MKKKILLPVFLFFVTSTLVAQRSSFIYAISAPNQQANWENIQLLNSKQGVVVQTVFDASKQKLSVIDAVSNTAISRTVNGKPIGPTATTVAAAAFDEAKQRFFYVPLRIPELRWADMRQPSSPKFFTLTSPLLSQLNMEDAANHITRMVIGADGNGYAATNDGNHLFRFSTGKTPVLVDLGNLVDVASNGQVSVHSQCSSWGGDMVAGTDGLLYLITHRKYVFSIDPSSRMTTYMGIIKGLPESFNVNGAAVDQEGRVLMSCSFGNQLYYHLDLETLTAQPAYKEDTKRINASDLASGNLATRPAINKGQYIVARSPFALENQKIAMFPNPVTEHRFQLNFEETGTGIHTIQVLDLSGKVMFNKTVNVSGPGQYEGVELKQTITKGLYLVKVLNQDEKTVYTSKFIVQ; encoded by the coding sequence ATGAAAAAGAAAATTCTACTACCTGTTTTTCTGTTTTTTGTTACGTCCACTTTAGTTGCGCAACGTTCATCATTCATTTATGCCATCAGTGCTCCCAACCAGCAAGCCAATTGGGAGAACATCCAGTTGCTCAACAGCAAACAAGGAGTGGTAGTGCAAACGGTATTTGATGCATCCAAACAAAAACTTAGTGTAATAGACGCCGTTAGTAATACAGCTATCAGCAGAACAGTCAACGGAAAACCAATTGGACCTACTGCAACAACTGTTGCTGCTGCGGCATTTGATGAGGCCAAGCAACGTTTCTTTTATGTTCCGTTACGTATTCCTGAATTACGTTGGGCCGATATGCGTCAGCCTTCGTCTCCTAAATTCTTTACACTTACATCGCCATTGCTCAGTCAATTGAATATGGAGGATGCTGCAAATCATATTACCCGCATGGTGATTGGTGCCGATGGTAATGGATATGCTGCAACAAACGACGGGAATCATTTATTCCGTTTCAGTACAGGTAAAACACCAGTGCTAGTTGATCTTGGAAATCTCGTTGATGTAGCAAGTAATGGACAGGTTTCTGTACACAGTCAATGCAGCAGTTGGGGTGGCGATATGGTGGCAGGTACAGATGGATTATTGTATTTGATCACGCATCGCAAATATGTATTCAGCATTGATCCTTCAAGCAGAATGACAACTTACATGGGTATCATTAAAGGATTGCCTGAAAGTTTCAATGTAAATGGTGCAGCAGTTGATCAGGAAGGACGGGTGTTGATGAGTTGCAGTTTTGGCAACCAACTTTATTATCATCTTGATCTTGAAACACTCACTGCTCAACCTGCTTATAAAGAAGATACAAAACGTATTAACGCTTCCGATCTTGCCAGTGGAAACCTTGCAACACGACCCGCCATTAACAAAGGACAATACATAGTAGCCCGTTCACCATTCGCATTGGAGAATCAAAAAATTGCGATGTTTCCAAACCCGGTAACCGAACATCGGTTTCAATTGAACTTTGAAGAAACGGGTACAGGCATTCATACCATTCAGGTACTCGATCTTTCCGGGAAGGTAATGTTCAATAAAACAGTCAACGTTAGCGGACCCGGTCAATACGAAGGAGTGGAGTTAAAACAAACCATCACGAAAGGATTGTATTTAGTGAAGGTGTTGAACCAGGATGAGAAAACAGTTTATACATCGAAATTCATTGTACAATAG